The proteins below are encoded in one region of Brassica napus cultivar Da-Ae chromosome A6, Da-Ae, whole genome shotgun sequence:
- the LOC106349563 gene encoding uncharacterized protein LOC106349563, producing MSKAYDRLEWEFISLVLRRLGFHRNLIRCIMHCITTVTYSFLINGLPRGKVVPSRGLRQGDPLSPYIFIMCSEVLSGLCNKAQEEGTLQGLRVARSCPRLTHLFFADDTMFFLQADKENCASLTSILGKYEQASGQSISKEKSAITFSRKAPASLKMMVKTELNIEKEGGNGKYLGLPEHFGRRKRDLFSFYVDRIKQKARGWKNKYLSTAGKLVMLQSVLTAVPSYPMSNFLMPVSLCKRLQSAATRFWWDRDENERKMAWISWDSMAQPKANGGLGFRDFQSFNIALLAKIGWRLFQNPDCLLGKVLFGKYCHDSNILQATESSSMSHGWRSVLAGRNLLLENLGWVVGNGTSINIWNDPWLSLAYQERPMGPPNEPHSQFTVSDLINPATRDWDVSKIKLILPFYEEQILCFKPSLTGAPDKQVWLATKSGDYTTKSGYYTAVTRVETRQDITTDHGFKWRSNVWNMQCAPKVKLFSWKLLKGAIPVGERLVQRHVPADPRCKRCGCSESIIHLFFQCGFTQRVWQLAPLNTDMDFSGIIDLMSSWETLCSLKCLPPAGIISGSLTPWLLWSIWKARNKFVFEGHSASPEETLSGAIVLAREWNTEVKKEPLTGIRHLPAPILTHPEATVIRSDAAWAPGSNIAGLGWVLLSHSGNQSFKVPLKSVASPLLAEGLALREAVRSCATLGLNYVAFESDSLNLIKAVKLDVSIAELYSVIADITSFASVFEFVSFSWISREKNVLADCLAKEALNVSDILVVGDASIAPN from the coding sequence ATGAGCAAGGCTTATGATCGCCTAGAATGGGAATTCATCTCACTAGTTTTGAGACGGCTGGGATTCCACCGAAACCTGATCAGATGCATAATGCATTGTATCACAACAGTTACATACTCCTTCCTCATTAACGGCTTGCCTAGAGGGAAGGTAGTACCGAGTAGAGGTCTCCGTCAAGGAGATCCTCTTTCTCCCTACATATTCATAATGTGTAGTGAAGTCCTCTCGGGATTATGTAACAAAGCGCAAGAAGAAGGAACGCTCCAAGGCCTGCGGGTCGCACGTAGCTGTCCTCGACTAACCCATCTCTTCTTCGCTGACGATACAATGTTCTTCCTCCAAGCGGACAAGGAGAATTGTGCATCTCTCACTTCTATTCTAGGCAAATACGAGCAGGCGTCGGGTCAATCCATAAGTAAGGAGAAATCAGCTATCACCTTCTCTAGGAAAGCACCGGCATCCTTGAAGATGATGGTCAAAACAGAGTTAAACATTGAAAAAGAAGGAGGAAACGGCAAATACTTGGGGCTTCCTGAACATTTTGGGCGACGAAAACGAGATCTTTTCTCCTTCTATGTGGATCGAATCAAGCAGAAAGCTAGGGGTTGGAAGAACAAATACCTCTCAACCGCCGGGAAACTCGTCATGCTCCAAAGCGTCCTAACAGCGGTTCCATCCTACCCGATGTCTAACTTCCTAATGCCGGTCTCTCTCTGTAAACGGCTACAATCCGCAGCTACACGCTTCTGGTGGGATCGCGACGAAAACGAGAGAAAAATGGCGTGGATCTCATGGGATAGTATGGCACAACCTAAAGCCAATGGAGGGTTAGGATTTCGAGATTTTCAGAGCTTTAATATCGCTCTCCTAGCCAAGATTGGATGGAGGCTGTTCCAAAATCCAGATTGCCTGTTGGGAAAAGTCTTGTTTGGAAAATATTGCCATGACAGCAACATCTTGCAGGCCACCGAATCCTCCTCTATGTCGCATGGCTGGCGAAGCGTGTTAGCAGGTAGAAACCTCCTGTTAGAGAACCTGGGCTGGGTTGTGGGAAATGGAACCTCGATAAATATATGGAATGATCCCTGGCTGAGCCTTGCTTACCAAGAGAGACCAATGGGCCCTCCGAACGAGCCACATTCACAGTTTACTGTCTCGGACCTCATCAACCCTGCAACAAGGGACTGGGATGTGTCGAAGATTAAGCTAATTTTACCCTTCTACGAGGAGCAAATTCTGTGCTTTAAACCAAGCTTGACTGGGGCTCCGGATAAACAAGTTTGGTTAGCCACAAAGTCGGGGGACTATACAACGAAATCTGGGTACTATACTGCAGTCACTAGAGTTGAAACCAGGCAGGACATCACCACAGATCATGGTTTCAAGTGGAGAAGTAATGTATGGAACATGCAGTGTGCGCCAAAGGTTAAGCTATTCTCGTGGAAACTTCTCAAGGGAGCTATACCGGTAGGAGAAAGACTCGTTCAAAGGCACGTCCCGGCGGATCCGCGTTGCAAACGGTGCGGCTGTTCAGAATCTATCATTCATCTCTTTTTCCAATGTGGGTTCACTCAACGAGTCTGGCAACTTGCCCCTCTCAATACCGACATGGATTTCAGCGGAATAATAGATTTAATGTCTAGCTGGGAAACTCTTTGCTCTCTTAAATGTCTGCCCCCTGCAGGAATCATCTCAGGATCTCTGACCCCTTGGCTGCTTTGGTCGATCTGGAAAGCGCGTAACAAATTTGTGTTTGAAGGCCACTCGGCTTCACCAGAAGAAACGCTTTCAGGCGCCATAGTACTAGCTAGGGAATGGAACACAGAAGTCAAGAAGGAACCCCTTACCGGAATACGACATCTCCCAGCGCCGATCCTAACTCACCCTGAGGCGACGGTGATTCGGTCGGATGCTGCTTGGGCACCTGGTTCAAATATTGCAGGTTTAGGTTGGGTCCTTCTATCCCACTCAGGTAATCAATCCTTCAAAGTGCCCCTGAAAAGCGTTGCTTCGCCTCTGTTGGCGGAGGGGCTCGCTCTCCGGGAGGCTGTGCGGTCTTGCGCAACTTTGGGTTTGAATTATGTGGCTTTTGAGTCGGATTCTCTGAACTTGATCAAGGCAGTGAAGCTTGACGTATCCATAGCGGAACTCTATAGTGTGATAGCTGATATCACATCTTTTGCATCAGTGTTTGAGTTTGTCTCTTTCTCTTGGATCTCTCGGGAAAAGAACGTTCTAGCTGATTGTTTAGCCAAAGAGGCTTTGAATGTATCTGATATTTTGGTGGTTGGGGATGCTTCCATTGCTCCTAACTAA
- the LOC106345733 gene encoding beta-D-glucopyranosyl abscisate beta-glucosidase produces the protein MVKFERVPLLLGLVLVLTLVGDPTKADGPVCRQAEKFSRASFPEGFLWGTATAAFQVEGAVDEGCRGPSMWDTFTKKYPGRCQNHNADVAVDFYHRYKEDIKLMKDLNTDAFRLSISWPRIFPHGRMSKGISKQGVQFYHDLIDELLKNKITPLVTVFHWDTPQDLEDEYSGFLSSNIVKDFTEYANFTFHEYGHKVKNWITFNEPWVFSRAGYDVGKKAPGRCSPYIKEYGPLCEDGRSGFEAYQVSHNLLLAHAYSVQAFRACKQCAGGKVGIAHSPAWFEPADLDSVGAPIERVLDFILGWHLHPTTYGDYPQSMKDRIGHRLPKFTEAEKKLLKNSADYVGMNYYTSQFGAHMKTEDTKNISWTSDSLVHWENKDVDKYQIGSQPAGGKLPVYSRGMRKLLKYIKDNYGDPEIMITENGYGEDLGDLHNDVKTGTNDHNRKYYLQRHLLSLHEAICEDKVNVTGYYVWSLMDNFEWQDGYKARFGLYYIDFLNNLTRHQKVSGKWFADFLKPGFPTSKIVREEL, from the exons ATGGTGAAGTTCGAGAGGGTTCCTTTATTGTTAGGGTTAGTTCTGGTTCTAACTCTTGTCGGAGATCCGACCAAAGCCGATGGACCTGTTTGTCGTCAGGCTGAGAAATTTAGCAGAGCTAGCTTTCCTGAAGGCTTCCTTTGGGGAACCGCAACTGCAGCGTTTCAG GTTGAAGGAGCTGTTGATGAAGGTTGTAGAGGTCCAAGCATGTGGGACACTTTCACTAAGAAATACCCag GTAGATGTCAGAATCATAATGCTGATGTTGCTGTTGATTTCTACCATCGTTACAAG GAAGACATTAAGTTGATGAAAGACCTCAACACTGATGCTTTCAGACTTTCTATTTCGTGGCCCAGAATTTTCCCAC ATGGAAGAATGTCGAAGGGAATAAGCAAGCAAGGAGTCCAATTCTACCACGACCTCATCGATGAGCTTCTCAAAAACA AGATAACTCCACTAGTAACAGTCTTTCACTGGGACACTCCTCAAGACCTAGAAGATGAATACAGTGGTTTCTTGAGTAGTAACATTGT GAAGGATTTCACGGAATATGCAAACTTTACTTTCCACGAATATGGACACAAGGTAAAAAACTGGATCACATTCAATGAGCCATGGGTGTTTAGTCGTGCCGGTTACGACGTCGGGAAAAAAGCTCCGGGACGTTGTTCACCGTACATCAAAGAGTACGGACCTTTATGTGAAGATGGACGGTCAGGATTCGAAGCTTATCAAGTCAGTCACAACTTACTCCTGGCTCATGCTTATTCCGTTCAAGCCTTCAGAGCATGCAAACAG TGCGCTGGAGGTAAAGTTGGAATTGCACACAGTCCAGCATGGTTCGAACCAGCCGACCTTGACAGTGTTGGAGCTCCCATTGAACGTGTGCTTGATTTCATCCTTGGATG gcATTTGCATCCAACAACTTATGGAGATTATCCACAGTCGATGAAGGATCGCATCGGTCATAGATTACCAAAATTCACAGAAGCTGAAAAGAAACTTCTAAAAAATTCTGCAGATTATGTTGGAATGAATTACTATACCTCACAGTTTGGAGCTCATATGAAGACCGAAGATACCAAGAACATAAGTTGGACGTCAGATTCTCTTGTTCACTGGGAAA ACAAGGATGTGGATAAATACCAGATTGGTAGCCAG CCTGCTGGTGGTAAACTGCCTGTGTATTCAAGAGGAATGAGAAAACTTTTGAAGTATATCAAGGACAACTATGGAGACCCGGAGATTATGATTACCGAGAATG gATATGGAGAGGACCTTGGAGACCTTCATAATGATGTGAAAACTGGGACAAATGATCACAACAGGAAATATTATCTCCAGAGGCATCTCTTGAGTTTGCACGAAGCCATTTG CGAGGACAAGGTGAACGTAACGGGATATTACGTGTGGTCTTTAATGGACAACTTTGAGTGGCAAGATGGATACAAGGCGAGGTTCGGGCTTTACTACATCGATTTCCTTAACAATTTGACTCGTCACCAGAAAGTTTCTGGCAAATGGTTTGCCGATTTCCTTAAGCCTGGATTCCCAACTTCCAAGATCGTGAGGGAAGAACTCTAA
- the LOC106349564 gene encoding uncharacterized mitochondrial protein AtMg00310-like: MTRFWWDNNENEKKMAWVAWERIAKPKSVGGLGLRDFQKFNDALLAKIGWRMIQKPDSLLCKTLSLQENTRLTMKINEENWSSVLGKYCPGGSILTATEASVMSHGWRSVLLGRDLLLKNLGWAVGDGKSINVWRDPWLSMSKQARPMGPPGEQAVDLTVADLMVPGGQQ; the protein is encoded by the exons ATGACGCGATTCTGGTGGGATAATAATGAGAATGAGAAAAAGATGGCATGGGTCGCTTGGGAAAGGATAGCGAAACCAAAATCTGTTGGTGGGCTGGGTCTCCGCGACTTTCAGAAGTTTAACGACGCCTTACTTGCCAAGATTGGATGGAGGATGATCCAGAAACCAGACAGCCTGCTCTGTAAAACgctgtcactacaagaaaacacaagattAACGatgaaaattaacgaggaaaactggtcctc tgtgttgGGTAAGTACTGTCCTGGAGGCTCCATCCTCACCGCCACAGAAGCATCAGTCATGTCACATGGATGGCGTAGTGTGCTGCTTGGCCGAGACCTTCTTCTGAAAAACCTGGGTTGGGCAGTCGGAGATGGAAAATCTATCAATGTGTGGCGTGACCCTTGGCTCTCCATGAGCAAACAAGCAAGACCAATGGGACCCCCGGGAGAGCAAGCAGTGGATCTCACGGTAGCAGACCTGATGGTACCAGGGGGGCAGCaatga
- the LOC106345734 gene encoding probable RNA-binding protein 19: MLVRTIVIGRTLVLKNPKPIKGRPKRDYCYTNNLAFFSLKSQLSREIRRRCFNFPMASSSIANSLGKRKPEDDLDTEPVLRRHKSEAKETRSESQVELLETKSDESALNSAMETIEGLDEDPDFVEEAAGPPNKKLFLDKLSSETEISDVIDFFKDVGQVVGVRLMLNHKGGRVDKRVGRRVENRLGLGFVEFASSDEAKKALKMKTGEYWSRNKVFLKVAATSPPPKYCVDHNVWYEDYLQREGLLIEEFAAGEGLDETPEEPAIPKKTLFVGRFSPQTKPIDIIDFFKDVGGVSYVRLIGDHTGKHVGYGFVDFASVNDANKALQHKNGESLHDCKIFLELANNGATYLPPKYCLDYKVWFEESLPVEGLDETPDFAEATVVPKKTLFISHLSHQKTIISDIIDFFKDAGEVVRVRLILDQYGEHAGCGFVEFASSNEANKALQQKNGEYLHNSSIFLDVANNEFAENLPPKHCIDHKVWFNEDLLQSESFMIEEDKTTPPDFAENVLLVANLSPQTTKISHIIKFFRNVGDVVSVRLIVNRECKHVGYGFIVFASPYEAQEALKMVNGAYMDDHKIMLMKGLDQTPDFVEAVATSRSKTLYVANLPREKTEISHIIDFFKDVGQVVHVRLICNLMGNHVGTGFVEFASADEAKKALEKKNGEHFHRRKIFLDVPKKAQGRFKYCIDHKVWYEDYLRQESLLIGADETPDFAEENAVRRKTLFVANLSHHNNKLQISNISKIFKDVVQVVRVRLIVDHCGEHVNCGFVEFASANEAQKALRHRKRRCKLIFYEAEIAATYPFRHKYNFEQKLWYEDKLRREYLKTSPNLKIAFTDK, encoded by the exons ATGTTAGTTCGGACAATTGTCATTGGACGGACACTAGTGCttaaaaaccctaaaccaataAAAGGCCGGCCCAAACGAGATTATTGTTATACAAATAACTTGGCTTTCTTCTCTCTCAAGTCTCAACTCTCCAGGGAAATAAGGCGCCGCTGTTTCAACTTCCCGATGGCGAGTTCTAGCATAGCTAATTCACTGGGTAAGCGAAAGCCGGAAGATGATTTGGACACTGAACCGGTTCTGAGGAGACATAAATCCGAGGCCAAGGAGACAAGGAGTGAAAGCCAGGTCGAGTTGCTGGAGACAAAGTCTGATGAGTCAGCTTTAAACTCAGCCATG GAGACAATTGAAGGACTTGATGAAGATCCAGATTTTGTTGAG GAAGCTGCAGGACCACCTAATAAGAAGCTCTTTCTTGACAAACTCTCTAGCGAAACTGAAATATCAGATGT CATCGATTTCTTCAAAGATGTTGGACAAGTTGTTGGTGTTCGACTTATGCTTAACCACAAGGGCGGCCGTGTGGACAAACGTGTGGGCAGGCGTGTGGAAAATCGTCTGGGTTTAGGCTTTGTTGAATTTGCTTCTTCTGACGAAGCTAAGAAG GCGCTGAAAATGAAGACCGGTGAATATTGGAGCCGTAACAAGGTTTTTCTTAAAGTGGCAGCTACATCCCCTCCACCCAA GTATTGCGTAGATCACAATGTGTG GTACGAAGACTACCTTCAACGGGAAGGCCTTCTGATAGAAGAATTTGCCGCAGGGGAAGGACTTGATGAAACTCCTGAG GAACCTGCCATACCAAAAAAAACGCTCTTTGTGGGCCGTTTCTCTCCCCAAACTAAACCAATAGATAT CATCGATTTCTTCAAAGATGTTGGAGGAGTTTCTTATGTTCGACTTATAGGAGACCACACGGGCAAGCATGTGGGCTACGGCTTTGTTGATTTTGCTTCTGTGAATGATGCAAATAAG GCGCTGCAACATAAGAATGGTGAATCTTTGCACGACTGTAAAATTTTTCTTGAACTGGCTAATAATGGAGCGACGTACCTTCCACCCaa gtATTGCCTAGATTACAAGGTTTG GTTCGAAGAAAGCCTTCCGGTTGAAGGACTTGATGAAACTCCCGATTTTGCTGAG GCAACTGTCGTACCAAAGAAGACTCTCTTTATTTCCCATCTCTCACACCAGAAAACTATCATATCAGATAT CATCGATTTCTTCAAAGATGCTGGGGAAGTTGTTCGGGTTCGACTTATTCTAGACCAGTATGGTGAGCATGCGGGCTGTggctttgttgagtttgcttctTCTAACGAAGCAAATAAG GCGCTGCAACAAAAGAACGGTGAATATTTGCACAACAGCAGCATTTTTCTTGATGTGGCGAATAATGAATTTGCAGAGAACCTTCCACCCAA GCATTGCATAGATCACAAGGTTTG GTTCAATGAAGACTTGCTTCAAAGTGAAAGTTTTATGATAGAAGAAGATAAGACGACACCTCCGGATTTTGCTGAG AACGTACTCCTTGTTGCCAACCTCTCTCCACAAACAACTAAAATATCACATAT CATCAAGTTCTTCAGAAATGTTGGAGACGTTGTCAGTGTTCGACTTATTGTTAACCGCGAGTGTAAGCATGTGGGCTATGGCTTTATTGTGTTTGCTTCTCCTTATGAAGCACAGGAG GCGCTGAAAATGGTGAATGGTGCATATATGGACGATCATAAGATTATGTTGATGAAAGGACTTGATCAAACTCCCGATTTTGTTGAG GCAGTTGCCACCTCAAGAAGTAAGACGCTCTATGTTGCCAATCTCCCTCGCGAAAAAACTGAAATATCACATAT CATCGATTTCTTCAAAGATGTTGGACAAGTTGTTCATGTTCGACTTATTTGCAACCTCATGGGCAATCATGTGGGCACTggctttgttgagtttgcttctGCTGATGAAGCAAAGAAG GCGCTGGAAAAGAAAAACGGTGAACATTTTCACCGTCGCAAGATTTTTCTTGATGTTCCTAAGAAGGCTCAAGGCCGATTCAA GTATTGCATTGATCACAAGGTTTG GTACGAAGACTACCTTCGACAAGAAAGCCTTTTGATAGGAGCTGACGAAACTCCCGATTTTGCTGAG GAAAATGCCGTTCGAAGAAAGACACTCTTTGTTGCCAATCTTTCTCACCACAATAACAAATTGCAGATTTCAAATAT TTCCAAAATCTTCAAAGATGTTGTACAAGTTGTTCGTGTTCGACTTATCGTAGACCACTGTGGTGAGCATGTGAACTGTGggtttgttgagtttgcttctGCTAATGAAGCACAGAAG GCGCTACGACACCGGAAAAGAAGATGTAAGCTTATTTTCTACGAGGCTGAAATAGCTGCTACGTACCCTTTCCGACACAA GTACAACTTTGAACAAAAGCTTTG GTACGAGGACAAGCTTCGACGAGAATATTTGAAGACCTCCCCGAATCTGAAGATCGCCTTCACTGACAAGTGA
- the LOC106345735 gene encoding nuclear pore complex protein NUP50A, with amino-acid sequence MGDSESAQPPSKKRGALKQLSRENPDGDEDVDTADFESGTFKKASDEVLASRRIVRIKRKEPSAAPPAATTNPFAGIQLLPTTTAPASATVAESKLTPAEAVVEDNQKETDDDEDGDEVESKKVDDVKESAEEETKDENQCGKTSDDQTTHEDVDKTVQGTDQTEDLVQKESGGDKEGDEADKNGDNTGSLSSFQQHSSIKNAFTGLATTDSSGPKFSFGDASGSPFGFGLPSSNSPSLFGASLTKKSEGSSGFPPKQEVSVETGEENEEAAFSADSIMFEYLDGGWRERGKGEVKVNVSSNGGKARLVMRAKGNYRLILNASLYPEMKLASMDKKGITFACVNSEGRDGLSTFALKFKDPTIVEEFRVAVDKHKGSKPVETAPALKTPENSPTATDA; translated from the coding sequence ATGGGAGACTCAGAAAGCGCGCAGCCTCCTTCTAAAAAGAGAGGTGCTTTGAAGCAGCTCTCTCGTGAGAATCCAGATGGTGATGAGGATGTTGATACTGCTGACTTTGAGAGTGGGACTTTCAAGAAGGCCAGTGATGAGGTTTTGGCTAGTAGGAGAATCGTTAGAATCAAGCGCAAAGAGCCTTCTGCTGCGCCTCCTGCAGCAACGACCAATCCCTTTGCTGGAATTCAACTGCTCCCTACTACTACTGCACCTGCTTCAGCCACTGTGGCTGAGTCTAAGTTGACTCCAGCTGAAGCTGTAGTTGAGGACAATCAAAAGGAAACTGATGACGATGAGGACGGTGATGAGGTTGAGAGCAAGAAGGTTGATGATGTTAAAGAATCTGCTGAGGAAGAGACTAAAGATGAGAATCAGTGTGGAAAGACATCTGATGACCAAACTACTCATGAGGATGTAGACAAGACGGTCCAAGGAACAGACCAAACTGAGGATCTTGTTCAGAAGGAATCAGGTGGTGATAAAGAAGGTGATGAAGCAGACAAGAACGGTGATAATACTGGCTCTTTGAGTTCGTTCCAACAGCATTCAAGCATCAAAAACGCATTCACCGGGCTCGCCACTACAGACTCTTCCGGTCCTAAGTTCTCATTTGGTGATGCTTCTGGATCTCCCTTTGGTTTCGGCCTTCCAAGCAGCAACAGCCCTTCTCTCTTCGGTGCATCCCTTACCAAGAAGAGTGAAGGTAGTAGTGGGTTTCCTCCAAAGCAAGAAGTTTCAGTAGAAACAGGAGAAGAGAACGAGGAAGCTGCCTTCTCAGCTGATTCGATCATGTTCGAGTATCTAGACGGAGGATGGAGAGAGCGTGGTAAAGGAGAAGTCAAGGTAAACGTCTCAAGCAACGGTGGTAAAGCAAGGCTGGTCATGAGAGCTAAAGGGAACTACAGGTTGATCTTAAACGCGAGTCTCTACCCTGAAATGAAACTTGCGAGCATGGACAAGAAAGGAATCACATTCGCCTGTGTGAATAGTGAAGGCAGAGATGGTCTCTCTACATTTGCACTCAAGTTCAAAGACCCAACGATCGTGGAAGAGTTTCGTGTAGCTGTTGACAAACATAAGGGCAGTAAACCAGTTGAAACAGCTCCGGCTTTGAAGACACCTGAGAACTCTCCTACAGCTACAGATGCTTGA